One stretch of Harmonia axyridis chromosome 1, icHarAxyr1.1, whole genome shotgun sequence DNA includes these proteins:
- the LOC123680305 gene encoding uncharacterized protein LOC123680305, which translates to MNSMIAVAFLAAFAVANAAVIAPGYYAAPIYSSRLITSPYASVPLSTEVIGGAASEDTVIAGPSGTISTSKNVAGPSSATRYAPALSPVYTARYAPYVPYAYTYGGLYL; encoded by the exons ATGAACTCCATG ATTGCCGTTGCCTTCCTCGCTGCCTTCGCAGTTGCCAATGCCGCTGTTATAGCCCCAGGCTACTATGCAGCACCAATCTATTCTTCGAGACTCATTACCTCTCCATATGCATCTGTTCCTCTTTCAACCGAAGTGATAGGGGGCGCTGCTTCAGAAGACACCGTAATCGCAGGACCATCAGGCACCATTTCTACCTCTAAGAATGTGGCTGGACCTTCTTCAGCAACCCGCTATGCTCCTGCGTTGTCACCTGTTTACACTGCCCGTTATGCTCCTTATGTTCCTTATGCTTACACCTATGGTGGACTCTATTTGTAA